The Claveliimonas bilis genome window below encodes:
- a CDS encoding MBL fold metallo-hydrolase RNA specificity domain-containing protein, with protein sequence MRLSFIGAAHEVTGSCHLLEACGKNILIDCGMEQGPDLYENQKLPVSAGDVDYVLLTHAHIDHSGNLPLLCKQGFQGDIVTTFATADLCSIMLRDSAHIQEFEAEWRNRKAKRSGEEPYEPVYTMADADMAISLLAPCDYGQKIDLCPGVQVCFNDMGHLLGSASIEVWVTEENVTKKIVFSGDVGNINQPIIRDPQPVKEADYVVIESTYGDRTHGEEIPDYVGEFTRILKETFDKGGNVVIPSFAVGRTQELLYFIREIKEKRLLPEYQNFEVYVDSPLAIEATSVFNKNVKSCFDEEAMALVEQGINPLIFPGLKTTITTEESKQINLNERPKVILSASGMCEAGRIRHHLKHNLWREECTICFVGYQAVGTLGRKLLEGAESVKLFGENITVNARIESIKGISGHADRNGLLNWLKGFEKKPDRVIVVHGEDTVTDAFAETVEKEIGCPAFAPYSGGCVDLMENRIVTAGIKIPKKSAEKPARVRAQNAFDRAVAAAKHLVEVVMKNEGLSNKDLAKLESQIQNLADKWEP encoded by the coding sequence ATGCGTCTGAGCTTTATTGGAGCTGCCCATGAAGTGACCGGAAGTTGTCATCTTCTGGAAGCATGCGGAAAAAATATATTGATTGACTGTGGGATGGAGCAGGGACCGGATCTTTATGAGAATCAGAAACTGCCTGTCAGTGCCGGGGATGTGGACTATGTCCTTCTGACCCATGCCCATATTGACCATTCCGGAAACCTGCCGCTTTTATGCAAACAAGGCTTTCAAGGAGACATTGTAACCACGTTTGCTACTGCAGATCTGTGCAGCATTATGCTTCGTGACAGCGCCCATATTCAGGAATTTGAGGCGGAATGGAGAAACCGCAAGGCCAAAAGGAGCGGGGAAGAGCCTTACGAACCTGTTTATACAATGGCGGATGCAGATATGGCCATCTCTCTTTTGGCCCCTTGCGATTACGGGCAGAAGATCGATCTGTGTCCGGGCGTTCAGGTATGTTTCAACGATATGGGACATCTGCTTGGTTCAGCCAGTATAGAAGTGTGGGTGACCGAAGAAAATGTTACGAAAAAAATCGTATTTTCCGGTGATGTAGGCAACATTAATCAGCCTATTATCCGGGATCCCCAGCCGGTGAAAGAGGCAGACTATGTAGTGATCGAATCCACTTACGGCGACCGGACCCACGGGGAGGAGATTCCGGATTATGTGGGAGAATTTACAAGGATCCTGAAAGAAACCTTTGATAAAGGCGGAAATGTGGTTATTCCATCTTTTGCTGTGGGGCGTACACAGGAACTGTTATATTTTATCCGTGAGATCAAAGAGAAAAGGCTTCTCCCGGAATATCAGAACTTTGAAGTCTATGTGGACAGTCCTCTTGCAATCGAGGCAACTTCAGTGTTTAACAAAAACGTAAAATCCTGTTTTGATGAGGAAGCGATGGCGCTGGTGGAACAGGGGATCAACCCCCTTATTTTCCCGGGATTGAAAACAACCATCACAACAGAGGAATCCAAACAGATTAATCTGAATGAACGTCCGAAAGTGATACTCTCTGCCTCTGGTATGTGCGAAGCAGGACGGATCCGCCATCATCTGAAGCATAATCTGTGGAGAGAGGAATGTACCATCTGCTTCGTGGGTTACCAGGCAGTCGGCACGCTGGGAAGAAAGCTGCTGGAAGGAGCAGAGAGTGTGAAACTGTTCGGTGAGAACATTACAGTTAATGCAAGGATTGAGTCTATAAAAGGGATCAGCGGACATGCGGACAGAAACGGACTCTTAAACTGGCTGAAAGGTTTTGAGAAGAAACCGGATCGTGTCATTGTGGTTCATGGCGAAGATACAGTGACGGATGCTTTTGCAGAAACGGTAGAAAAGGAGATCGGCTGTCCGGCATTTGCACCATACTCAGGCGGATGTGTTGATCTGATGGAAAACAGAATCGTGACTGCCGGCATAAAGATTCCGAAGAAATCTGCAGAGAAGCCGGCAAGAGTCAGAGCGCAGAATGCGTTTGACAGAGCGGTTGCGGCAGCAAAACATCTGGTGGAAGTTGTAATGAAAAACGAAGGACTCTCCAACAAGGATCTTGCAAAGCTGGAATCTCAGATTCAGAATCTGGCGGACAAATGGGAACCATAG
- the sigG gene encoding RNA polymerase sporulation sigma factor SigG — translation MAQGKVEICGVNTAKLPLLTEEEKEDLLARMKEGDEAAKEEYIKGNLRLVLSVIKRFSGSNENPDDLFQIGCIGLIKAINNFNTELDVKFSTYAVPMIIGEIRRYMRDNNSIRVSRSLRDTAYKAIYAKEHYMRENLKEPTVQEIADEIGISKEDIVFALDAIQVPMSLQEPVYNDGGDALYVMDQISDKKNREEKWIEDLSLEAAMDRLTSRERYIIRLRFFEGKTQMEVAEEIEISQAQVSRLEKHALKVMRQYLSA, via the coding sequence ATGGCACAGGGTAAGGTTGAAATATGCGGCGTAAATACAGCGAAGCTTCCGCTACTTACAGAGGAGGAAAAAGAAGATTTGCTGGCGCGCATGAAAGAAGGGGATGAAGCGGCAAAGGAGGAATATATCAAAGGAAATCTGCGGCTTGTGTTAAGTGTGATCAAACGTTTTTCGGGAAGCAATGAAAATCCGGATGACCTTTTCCAGATTGGATGCATTGGACTGATCAAAGCAATTAATAATTTCAATACAGAACTTGATGTTAAATTTTCTACTTATGCAGTGCCGATGATCATTGGAGAGATCCGGCGGTATATGAGGGATAATAATTCGATCCGTGTCAGCAGATCCTTGAGAGATACGGCATACAAAGCGATTTACGCGAAAGAACACTACATGCGGGAGAACCTGAAGGAACCAACGGTACAGGAAATCGCTGATGAGATTGGAATTTCCAAAGAAGATATTGTGTTTGCGCTGGACGCGATACAGGTACCTATGAGTCTGCAGGAGCCTGTTTACAACGATGGAGGAGACGCCCTGTATGTCATGGATCAGATCAGCGATAAGAAGAACAGAGAAGAGAAATGGATTGAAGATCTTTCTTTAGAAGCTGCTATGGACCGCCTGACAAGCCGGGAGAGATATATTATCCGTCTGCGTTTCTTTGAAGGGAAGACACAGATGGAAGTGGCAGAAGAGATAGAAATTTCACAGGCACAGGTCAGCAGGCTGGAAAAGCATGCTTTGAAAGTAATGCGGCAGTATTTGAGTGCATAA
- a CDS encoding HAD family hydrolase — translation MMRGCIFDLDGTLTDTLDSLTYSVNLTLEEMGLPRITEEQCRLFVGNGARYLMEKALKASGDANLSRIEEGMAVYGRIFSANCTYHVTPYKGILELLEQLKVRGIKLAVLSNKPHGQTVDVVKQIFGENVFDYVQGQCENLARKPDPSGVWKLLEEMGISREECLYVGDSEVDVKTAEAAGVQEIAVTWGFRDRVSLEKAGAMTLIDSPRELLAYV, via the coding sequence ATTATGAGAGGCTGTATTTTTGACTTGGATGGAACATTGACAGATACCCTGGATTCCCTAACTTATTCAGTAAACCTGACATTGGAAGAGATGGGGCTGCCTCGAATTACGGAAGAACAATGCAGGCTGTTTGTAGGAAACGGTGCCAGATATTTGATGGAAAAAGCATTGAAAGCCTCCGGAGATGCTAATTTAAGCCGTATTGAAGAAGGAATGGCGGTATATGGAAGAATATTCAGTGCAAACTGTACATATCATGTAACACCGTACAAAGGGATCTTAGAACTTCTGGAACAGCTTAAAGTGCGGGGAATCAAACTGGCAGTGCTTTCCAATAAACCCCACGGGCAGACGGTGGACGTAGTAAAACAGATATTTGGAGAGAATGTGTTCGACTATGTGCAGGGACAGTGTGAGAACCTTGCCAGGAAGCCGGATCCTTCCGGAGTATGGAAGCTTCTTGAGGAGATGGGGATATCACGGGAGGAATGTCTGTATGTCGGGGATTCGGAAGTGGATGTGAAAACCGCAGAGGCGGCCGGCGTTCAGGAAATTGCAGTGACCTGGGGATTTCGTGACCGGGTATCGCTGGAGAAGGCGGGGGCTATGACTTTGATAGACAGCCCGAGGGAACTGCTTGCATATGTATAG
- a CDS encoding glyoxalase produces MYEYDEECLQVFLENQSQLFDEPVAETPEEAEAFLEECMAVVVDSIEEVAAFFREEGIDMEDMSMEELEEASEVFALPSGKYLIVEG; encoded by the coding sequence ATGTATGAGTATGATGAGGAATGTTTACAGGTGTTTTTGGAAAATCAAAGCCAGCTTTTTGATGAGCCGGTAGCAGAGACACCGGAAGAAGCAGAGGCATTTCTGGAGGAATGTATGGCGGTAGTAGTGGACAGCATTGAAGAAGTAGCTGCATTCTTTCGGGAAGAGGGCATCGACATGGAGGATATGTCTATGGAAGAGTTGGAAGAGGCTTCCGAAGTGTTTGCTCTCCCAAGCGGTAAGTATCTGATCGTAGAAGGTTAG
- the pth gene encoding aminoacyl-tRNA hydrolase: MFIIAGLGNPGLPYEGTRHNVGFDVIDAIADEYNISVDYRKNRALIGKGIIEGQKVILAKPQTYMNLSGESIRGLADYYKIDEEAELIVIYDDVSLDVGQLRIRKKGSAGGHNGIKSIISHLGTDVFLRIKVGVGEKPKKYDLADYVLGHFSKEERQQMEEGYHRAVKAVEMMVSGEIEAAMNEFNRKAKKDAARSGEETKRS; this comes from the coding sequence ATGTTTATTATTGCAGGGCTTGGAAATCCCGGTCTGCCCTATGAGGGTACCAGACATAATGTTGGATTTGATGTCATAGATGCTATTGCGGACGAATATAATATTTCCGTGGATTACCGGAAAAACCGCGCCTTGATCGGAAAAGGGATCATCGAAGGACAAAAGGTGATTCTGGCAAAACCCCAGACTTATATGAATTTAAGCGGAGAGAGCATCAGGGGACTTGCAGATTATTATAAGATTGATGAGGAGGCAGAGCTGATCGTTATATATGATGATGTGAGCCTTGACGTAGGACAGCTTCGTATAAGAAAAAAAGGAAGCGCGGGAGGACATAACGGAATAAAAAGCATTATTTCTCATCTTGGGACAGATGTCTTTCTAAGAATTAAGGTAGGCGTCGGTGAAAAGCCGAAGAAATATGACCTGGCGGATTATGTGCTGGGGCATTTCTCCAAAGAGGAAAGGCAGCAGATGGAAGAGGGATATCACCGTGCAGTCAAGGCTGTGGAAATGATGGTATCCGGGGAGATCGAGGCGGCAATGAATGAATTTAACCGTAAAGCAAAGAAGGATGCTGCCCGGTCCGGTGAGGAGACAAAAAGATCATAA
- the mfd gene encoding transcription-repair coupling factor yields MEALTRPLHELAEFEEIWKQREKEPGMLQISGCVNSQKTHLMYALGDGCDYKVIACSSESKAKQIYEEYRFLDGNIYLYPAKDFLFYQADIRSKELMRQRMTVIQAILEQKNITVVTSFDGFMDVLQSREVIQGKVLEIKNGEIIDFPEIQKALAANGYDREEQVEGPGQFAVRGGILDIYPLTEELPVRIELWDDEVDSIRTFDVESQRSIENLESVCIYPTEDMEKETAESVSFLDYFPKKGTLIFLDEPARLLEKGKAVEEEFVEAQAKRLESGYEVSDREMQLYHTEKITEKINRRCSIGFCSLDTKCPQFKVRAKYHIQTKGINPYNNSFEMLTRDLKRLKREGYKVVLLSGSRTRAKRLAEDLRDYNLSSFYSDEMDRQVLSGEIMTAYGHVAEGYEYPMLKFQVISETDIFGKVRKKKKRKSYEGRKIQSFSELKPGDYVVHENHGLGIYQGIEKIVVDKVAKDYMKISYAKGGNLYIPATQLDLIQKYASADAKKPKLNRLGTQEWTKTKTRVRGAVREIARDLVQLYAARQEKEGYVYGEDTVWQKEFEEMFPFEETEDQLLAIEAVKKDMESHKIMDRLICGDVGYGKTEIAIRAAFKAVQENKQVVYLVPTTILAQQHYNTFLQRMKEFPVRVDLMCRFRTPAQQKKTIEDTKRGLVDIVIGTHRVLSDDLKYKDLGLLIIDEEQRFGVQHKEKIKKLKENVDVLTLTATPIPRTLHMSLIGIRDMSVLEEAPQERMPIQTYVMEYNEEMIREAIERECARQGQVYYVYNRVEDIAEVTARIQRLVPEVSVAFAHGQMREHELEKIMYAFINREIDVLVSTTIIETGLDISNVNTMIIHDADRLGLSQLYQLRGRVGRSNRMAYAFLLYRKDKMLKEVAEKRLSAIREFTDLGSGFRIAMRDLEIRGAGNLLGAEQHGHMEAVGYDLYCKMLNEAVKHLKGEMEEETYTTTIDLNVDAYIPESYIPNEYQKLDVYKRIAAIENEEEMEDMLEELIDRFGDIPKKVQQLLKIANLKAMAHQVYVTAVEQKGEQYIFTMYEKARVNPARIPAILESYKGSLVFRAEETPCFIYQKKGFNKKEKDEDILEVVKNVLISMQGLLE; encoded by the coding sequence ATGGAAGCCTTGACAAGGCCCCTGCATGAACTGGCGGAATTTGAAGAAATATGGAAACAGAGAGAGAAAGAACCGGGAATGCTGCAGATATCGGGCTGCGTCAATTCTCAGAAAACTCATCTGATGTATGCGCTTGGCGATGGCTGTGATTATAAAGTCATCGCTTGTTCCAGTGAATCAAAGGCAAAGCAGATTTATGAGGAATACCGGTTCCTGGATGGAAACATATATCTGTATCCGGCAAAGGATTTTCTTTTTTACCAGGCGGATATCCGCAGTAAGGAGCTGATGCGCCAGCGAATGACAGTGATACAGGCAATCCTGGAACAGAAGAACATTACGGTTGTAACCAGTTTTGACGGATTTATGGACGTTCTGCAGTCAAGAGAAGTTATACAGGGAAAAGTACTGGAGATTAAAAACGGCGAAATCATAGATTTTCCGGAGATTCAAAAGGCTCTTGCGGCTAATGGATACGACAGGGAAGAGCAGGTGGAAGGCCCCGGACAGTTTGCAGTGAGAGGGGGGATCCTGGATATTTATCCGCTGACAGAGGAGCTTCCGGTCCGGATTGAACTGTGGGATGATGAAGTAGATTCTATTCGGACCTTTGATGTGGAAAGTCAGCGTTCCATTGAAAATCTGGAATCTGTCTGTATTTATCCAACAGAAGATATGGAAAAGGAGACAGCCGAAAGTGTATCTTTTCTGGATTATTTCCCAAAAAAGGGAACGTTGATTTTTCTGGACGAGCCGGCCAGACTTTTGGAAAAAGGGAAAGCAGTAGAAGAGGAGTTCGTAGAAGCACAGGCGAAACGACTGGAGAGCGGGTATGAGGTCAGCGACAGGGAGATGCAGCTTTACCATACTGAAAAAATTACGGAAAAAATAAACCGCCGCTGCAGTATCGGTTTCTGTTCTCTTGATACAAAGTGTCCTCAGTTTAAGGTACGGGCTAAATATCATATACAGACAAAAGGGATCAATCCCTACAATAACAGTTTTGAAATGCTGACAAGAGATCTGAAGAGACTGAAAAGGGAAGGGTACAAAGTTGTGCTTCTTTCCGGTTCCAGAACACGGGCGAAACGTCTTGCCGAGGATCTGCGTGATTATAACTTAAGCAGCTTTTACAGTGATGAAATGGATCGGCAGGTGCTTTCGGGGGAAATCATGACAGCTTACGGCCATGTGGCGGAAGGCTATGAATACCCTATGCTGAAATTTCAGGTCATTTCCGAGACGGATATTTTTGGAAAGGTCAGAAAGAAAAAGAAAAGAAAATCCTATGAAGGACGGAAGATCCAAAGTTTTTCAGAGCTTAAGCCAGGAGATTATGTTGTCCATGAGAATCATGGACTTGGAATTTATCAGGGAATTGAAAAGATTGTGGTAGATAAAGTAGCCAAGGATTATATGAAGATTTCCTATGCAAAGGGAGGCAATCTTTATATTCCGGCTACCCAGCTTGATCTGATCCAGAAATATGCCAGTGCAGACGCCAAGAAGCCGAAACTGAATCGCCTTGGTACTCAGGAGTGGACCAAGACAAAAACAAGGGTCCGGGGAGCGGTAAGAGAAATTGCAAGAGATTTGGTGCAGCTGTATGCGGCAAGACAGGAAAAGGAAGGCTATGTTTACGGAGAAGATACCGTCTGGCAAAAAGAATTTGAGGAGATGTTCCCTTTTGAAGAGACAGAAGATCAGCTTCTGGCTATTGAGGCGGTAAAAAAAGACATGGAAAGCCATAAGATCATGGACCGTCTGATCTGTGGAGATGTAGGATACGGGAAAACCGAAATCGCTATTCGTGCCGCCTTCAAAGCTGTACAGGAAAATAAACAGGTTGTCTATCTGGTGCCGACAACGATTCTTGCACAGCAGCATTACAATACGTTTTTGCAGAGGATGAAAGAATTTCCGGTCCGTGTAGATCTCATGTGCCGTTTCCGAACTCCGGCTCAGCAGAAAAAAACCATAGAAGATACGAAAAGAGGCCTTGTTGACATTGTGATCGGTACTCACAGGGTTCTGAGCGACGATTTAAAATACAAGGATCTGGGACTTCTGATTATTGATGAGGAACAAAGATTCGGCGTACAACATAAGGAAAAGATTAAAAAGCTGAAAGAAAATGTGGATGTTCTGACTTTGACGGCAACGCCGATTCCCCGTACTCTCCATATGAGCCTCATCGGAATCCGGGATATGAGCGTTCTGGAGGAAGCTCCGCAGGAGAGAATGCCTATACAGACCTATGTCATGGAATACAATGAAGAAATGATACGGGAGGCCATAGAGAGGGAATGTGCCCGGCAGGGGCAGGTATACTATGTCTACAACCGCGTGGAAGATATTGCCGAGGTGACGGCAAGAATACAAAGGCTTGTGCCGGAAGTTTCCGTTGCTTTTGCTCACGGGCAGATGAGGGAACATGAACTGGAAAAGATCATGTATGCTTTTATTAACCGGGAGATTGATGTTCTTGTCTCTACAACAATTATTGAAACGGGACTTGACATTTCCAATGTCAATACGATGATCATCCATGATGCTGACAGGCTGGGACTTTCCCAGCTGTACCAGCTTCGTGGCAGAGTCGGGCGTTCCAATCGGATGGCTTATGCTTTCCTCCTTTACCGGAAAGACAAAATGCTCAAAGAAGTGGCCGAGAAGCGATTGTCCGCTATCCGGGAGTTTACGGACCTTGGATCCGGATTCCGGATTGCCATGCGGGATTTGGAAATCCGGGGTGCCGGAAATCTTCTGGGAGCAGAACAGCACGGTCACATGGAAGCGGTAGGATATGATCTCTATTGTAAAATGTTGAATGAAGCAGTGAAACATTTGAAAGGAGAGATGGAGGAAGAGACTTACACAACGACGATAGATCTCAATGTGGATGCCTATATTCCGGAATCCTACATTCCCAATGAATATCAGAAGCTGGATGTTTATAAGAGGATCGCTGCTATTGAGAATGAAGAAGAGATGGAAGACATGTTGGAAGAACTGATCGACCGGTTTGGAGATATACCAAAAAAGGTGCAGCAGCTTCTTAAGATCGCAAATCTGAAAGCGATGGCTCACCAGGTTTACGTTACAGCAGTAGAACAAAAGGGAGAGCAGTATATTTTTACGATGTACGAGAAGGCCAGGGTAAACCCGGCCAGGATTCCGGCTATACTGGAAAGCTATAAGGGAAGTCTCGTTTTCCGGGCGGAAGAAACACCGTGTTTTATTTATCAGAAAAAAGGCTTTAATAAGAAGGAGAAAGACGAAGATATTCTGGAAGTAGTGAAAAATGTGTTAATTTCCATGCAAGGATTGCTTGAATAG
- a CDS encoding peptidyl-prolyl cis-trans isomerase encodes MKKRAVICLLAGVLAAASLSGCGSFDGSDVVVTVDDKEITADLANFLARYTQAQYETYYAGYLGDDMWNSEGSSDGESYEDTVKDSVLESLENMYLMEAHMGDYDIALTEEEENSIKEAAKQFDENNGLEEKEKVSGNTDTVERILELMTIQKKVQDAVMAGADTEVSDEEAAQKKMQYVTFSFTTTDEEGNSSEMTDEEKAELKTQAEEFAAGAAGASDFSAYASQQGYEAVEGTFDSESTGYPEELVAEMDKLEEGGTTGVVESTGGYYVARVTSLFDREATDTKKTEIVQERQQKLLDDTISEWRDDAKIDVNNRVWDKVDFNKLSVTMKQDETDPYADEVQTDDQAEETE; translated from the coding sequence ATGAAAAAAAGAGCAGTTATCTGTCTACTGGCAGGGGTGCTGGCGGCGGCATCTCTGTCCGGCTGCGGAAGTTTTGACGGCAGTGATGTGGTAGTGACTGTAGATGATAAAGAGATCACGGCAGATCTTGCCAATTTTCTGGCGCGGTACACACAGGCGCAGTATGAGACATATTATGCAGGGTATTTGGGCGATGATATGTGGAACAGCGAGGGATCTTCAGATGGGGAATCCTATGAGGATACAGTGAAGGATTCTGTTCTGGAATCTTTAGAGAATATGTATCTGATGGAAGCTCATATGGGAGATTATGATATTGCTTTGACGGAGGAGGAAGAAAATTCCATCAAAGAGGCGGCAAAGCAGTTCGATGAAAACAACGGTCTTGAAGAGAAGGAAAAAGTATCGGGAAATACAGATACCGTAGAGCGTATACTGGAGCTTATGACGATCCAGAAGAAAGTGCAGGATGCAGTGATGGCAGGGGCGGATACAGAAGTTTCTGATGAAGAGGCAGCTCAGAAGAAAATGCAGTATGTGACGTTCAGTTTTACCACAACAGATGAAGAAGGAAATTCCAGCGAGATGACGGATGAGGAGAAGGCAGAATTGAAAACACAGGCAGAGGAATTTGCAGCAGGAGCAGCAGGCGCCTCAGATTTTTCTGCTTATGCGTCACAGCAGGGATATGAAGCTGTGGAAGGAACTTTTGATTCAGAATCTACCGGATATCCGGAAGAGCTGGTGGCTGAAATGGATAAGCTGGAGGAAGGCGGTACTACAGGAGTAGTGGAGAGTACAGGAGGCTATTATGTGGCCAGAGTGACCAGCCTTTTTGACCGGGAAGCCACAGATACGAAGAAGACAGAAATTGTGCAGGAGCGGCAGCAGAAGCTTTTGGACGATACCATATCGGAATGGCGGGATGACGCCAAGATTGATGTTAATAACCGCGTTTGGGATAAGGTAGACTTCAATAAATTGAGTGTGACAATGAAGCAGGACGAGACAGATCCGTATGCAGACGAAGTGCAGACAGACGATCAGGCAGAGGAAACAGAATAG
- a CDS encoding IS4 family transposase, translating to MADYSLITKQKLIHIMKKMSRSSDSYVKRPGKDFSRSRKISFFDTLRFLLSLGAKSLDKELLDFFSYRPDLPTSSAMLQQRGKLKPNTMKVLFSVFTASLPKHSNFHGYHLLAADGSELSFPENKKEPLCHRKIPNTQKGKNAIHLNALYHLNSGIFDQVLFQPVHEKDEHSALITMLAQTEISSKVILTADRGYESYNTFAHILEKGWNFVIRGRQGDRGILSSLAIPDQEQFDVECPVVICKKHCRGTKEQPELYKRIRSGAKFDFFTEEQTEYPMKLRVIKLKVNEDLSEILFTNLSKEEMPVGMLQELYRMRWMIETAFSQLKYNLGASALHSKRIEYVLQELYAKVIMFNYCKSILFHISLPQKTSWKYDYQISLSTAVDICLKSWRCPNGTAPPDVEILLLKYKVPIRRERSFPRTLSPKAVIYFTYRIA from the coding sequence ATGGCTGATTATTCCCTTATCACAAAACAAAAATTAATACACATTATGAAAAAAATGTCCCGTAGTTCTGATTCTTATGTAAAACGTCCCGGAAAAGATTTTTCCCGTTCCAGAAAAATTTCCTTTTTTGATACCTTACGTTTCCTTCTTTCTTTAGGCGCTAAGTCTTTGGATAAGGAACTTTTGGACTTTTTCTCCTATCGCCCGGATCTTCCTACCTCTTCCGCCATGCTGCAACAGCGCGGCAAACTCAAGCCCAATACTATGAAAGTCCTCTTTTCTGTTTTTACGGCCTCTCTCCCCAAACATTCCAACTTCCATGGCTATCATCTTCTTGCTGCTGACGGTTCAGAGCTCTCCTTCCCGGAAAATAAAAAAGAACCTCTCTGCCATCGAAAGATCCCTAACACACAAAAAGGGAAAAACGCAATCCATCTAAACGCTTTATACCATCTAAACAGCGGTATTTTTGATCAGGTCCTGTTTCAGCCTGTCCATGAAAAAGATGAACACTCCGCCCTTATTACCATGCTGGCACAAACGGAAATTTCCAGCAAAGTCATCCTTACTGCCGACCGGGGATATGAAAGTTATAATACCTTTGCACATATCTTGGAAAAAGGATGGAATTTTGTGATCCGAGGACGGCAGGGAGACAGGGGGATCCTTTCCAGTTTAGCCATACCCGATCAGGAACAATTCGATGTGGAATGTCCTGTCGTCATCTGTAAAAAACACTGCCGTGGCACCAAAGAACAGCCGGAACTCTACAAACGGATCCGATCCGGTGCAAAGTTTGACTTTTTTACGGAAGAGCAAACGGAATATCCGATGAAACTACGAGTGATAAAGTTGAAAGTAAACGAAGATCTTTCCGAGATCCTTTTTACGAATCTGTCCAAAGAAGAAATGCCCGTTGGAATGCTTCAGGAACTCTACCGTATGCGTTGGATGATAGAGACAGCATTTTCCCAGCTAAAATATAATCTTGGGGCCAGTGCGCTTCATTCAAAAAGAATAGAGTATGTCCTGCAGGAACTGTATGCAAAAGTCATCATGTTCAATTATTGTAAAAGCATCCTGTTTCACATCTCGCTTCCCCAAAAAACATCCTGGAAATATGATTATCAGATCAGCCTGAGTACAGCAGTAGATATCTGCTTAAAATCATGGCGCTGTCCAAATGGGACAGCGCCGCCAGATGTTGAAATATTACTGCTTAAATATAAAGTCCCAATAAGAAGGGAAAGAAGTTTTCCCAGAACACTTTCCCCAAAAGCAGTGATCTATTTCACTTATAGGATAGCATAA
- a CDS encoding GatB/YqeY domain-containing protein, with protein sequence MSKIDEVRSAMVQAMKAGDKATKETLSMLLAALKNKAIDKRADLTEDEEIQVVMKEIKQTKETLEMTPADRTEIIEECKNRLAVLEQYAPVMMGEDEIRGIITATLKELGIETPASSDKGKIMKTLMPKVKGKADGKLVNELVGSYIK encoded by the coding sequence ATGAGCAAAATTGATGAAGTAAGAAGCGCCATGGTACAGGCAATGAAGGCCGGTGACAAGGCGACAAAAGAAACTCTGTCCATGCTCCTTGCCGCTTTAAAAAATAAAGCAATCGACAAACGGGCCGATCTGACTGAGGACGAAGAAATTCAGGTTGTTATGAAGGAGATCAAACAGACAAAGGAAACTCTTGAAATGACACCGGCTGACCGCACGGAAATCATCGAAGAATGCAAAAACAGACTGGCTGTTCTGGAACAATATGCGCCTGTCATGATGGGCGAAGATGAGATTCGCGGCATTATCACTGCAACTCTAAAAGAGCTTGGAATCGAAACTCCCGCCTCCTCTGATAAAGGCAAGATCATGAAAACCCTTATGCCCAAAGTAAAAGGAAAGGCTGACGGAAAGCTGGTAAATGAACTGGTTGGAAGCTATATCAAATAG